In one Nitrososphaerota archaeon genomic region, the following are encoded:
- a CDS encoding translation initiation factor IF-2 subunit alpha: MSAEAAQQEIPEEGEVVIASVREITDHGAYVTLDEYGNLPAFLHKSEITTGWVKHIERYVKVGQKAVLKVVRINKIRRQVDLSLRQVSGEERKEKLIQVKKHEKARGILEIVKHKAQLNDAESAKYVEMLEEGFDSTYDALEQAARTGADVLKKIDLPAKYVEILADVAKEKIVFPTVEVKGVIEIRIDQPAGINIIKEALTNARSVKTGGSKVIVTYMGAPKYRIVVEAENYKIAEKALEQAVEKARDIIQKKKGQFGFGRIDRKKGIEQAS, translated from the coding sequence ATGAGCGCCGAAGCAGCACAGCAGGAAATTCCCGAAGAAGGAGAAGTGGTAATCGCGTCTGTAAGGGAGATTACCGATCATGGCGCTTATGTTACTCTAGATGAATACGGAAATCTTCCCGCATTCTTGCACAAGTCTGAAATTACTACTGGCTGGGTAAAGCATATAGAACGTTATGTGAAGGTAGGCCAGAAGGCAGTTCTCAAGGTCGTAAGAATAAACAAGATAAGAAGACAGGTAGATCTCTCGCTCAGGCAGGTCTCTGGCGAGGAGAGAAAGGAGAAACTTATCCAAGTTAAGAAGCATGAAAAAGCTAGAGGCATTCTCGAGATAGTCAAGCACAAGGCACAACTTAACGATGCTGAGAGTGCGAAATATGTGGAGATGCTCGAGGAAGGGTTCGATTCTACCTACGATGCCCTTGAGCAGGCTGCAAGGACAGGCGCTGATGTTCTTAAGAAGATCGACTTGCCAGCAAAATATGTTGAAATCTTAGCAGATGTTGCAAAGGAAAAGATAGTCTTCCCAACTGTCGAGGTGAAAGGAGTCATCGAAATCAGGATTGATCAGCCTGCAGGAATTAACATAATAAAAGAGGCTCTTACGAATGCACGGTCAGTCAAGACTGGAGGCTCGAAGGTTATTGTGACGTATATGGGAGCACCAAAGTACAGAATTGTTGTTGAAGCTGAAAACTACAAGATTGCCGAGAAGGCCCTTGAGCAGGCTGTAGAGAAGGCTAGAGACATTATACAGAAGAAGAAAGGTCAGTTTGGCTTTGGCAGAATAGACAGGAAGAAGGGCATTGAGCAGGCTTCTTAG
- a CDS encoding RNA-protein complex protein Nop10, with protein MSRLLRKCSSCSTYTFQDICPKCSTRTVSPHPPKFSPDDKYARMRIAERYSETKTENNI; from the coding sequence TTGAGCAGGCTTCTTAGGAAATGCTCCAGCTGCAGCACTTACACGTTTCAAGATATATGTCCTAAATGTAGCACCAGGACAGTGTCTCCTCATCCTCCAAAGTTCTCTCCAGATGATAAGTATGCGCGAATGAGGATAGCAGAACGCTACTCGGAGACAAAAACAGAAAACAACATATAG
- a CDS encoding winged helix-turn-helix transcriptional regulator, whose amino-acid sequence MLTQNPRSIYDEPPRRHSTKKGQVREAIIKALSQEPHTVSELSRILRVSKPTINYHINELTRRGSIRVAQVQVGKTGVLSKFYALKPGTLFISSNPETDEQYLQTLTYLFERKKLQLTLAEDEPLGPQLKEILYHAFKLLAKVSFNRHSDILYKHGFSIGLDVVSKKIEGGSVKETLGNLKKFWIDNQMGDLQVSAERGYRPAVYLHNCMDSYETRDIGGPLCFLIKGIIDGALAGKFGSRYETGKYEFNEADLLPCRFQILKKKH is encoded by the coding sequence ATTTTGACACAGAACCCGCGTTCGATATACGATGAGCCCCCAAGACGGCACAGTACGAAGAAAGGGCAGGTCAGAGAGGCTATAATCAAAGCCCTGTCGCAGGAACCACATACGGTAAGCGAGCTTTCACGAATCCTCAGAGTTTCTAAACCAACGATAAACTACCACATAAACGAACTTACTAGAAGGGGGTCGATTAGAGTTGCGCAAGTGCAAGTCGGCAAGACGGGAGTATTAAGCAAATTTTATGCCCTGAAGCCCGGGACACTTTTCATCTCATCAAATCCCGAAACTGACGAGCAGTACCTCCAGACCCTTACTTATTTGTTTGAAAGAAAAAAACTCCAGCTGACACTTGCAGAGGATGAACCTTTAGGTCCTCAACTCAAGGAAATTCTTTACCACGCCTTCAAGTTGCTGGCAAAGGTTTCTTTTAACAGGCACAGTGACATTTTGTACAAGCACGGCTTCTCCATAGGGCTCGATGTAGTAAGTAAGAAAATCGAAGGCGGCTCGGTTAAGGAAACTCTTGGGAACCTGAAAAAATTTTGGATTGACAATCAGATGGGAGATCTGCAAGTCTCTGCTGAGAGGGGTTACAGACCTGCAGTGTATCTGCATAACTGCATGGATTCGTACGAAACCAGAGATATAGGAGGACCCCTGTGCTTCTTGATCAAAGGCATCATAGATGGCGCTCTGGCAGGAAAGTTCGGCAGCAGATACGAAACTGGCAAATACGAATTTAATGAAGCTGACTTGCTTCCTTGCAGGTTTCAGATTTTGAAAAAGAAACACTAG
- a CDS encoding DUF2070 family protein, whose translation MLIAYCSLNTHASLLKNLVAQGIPLDSTTNIRRRYNLLFTLPSTKVATSAAIASALAIFVLIRSMAGFALSDVITFVTMVAAMFFSVGLEMLLLRNNPVATFRRLIMITAISNVLWIVPVLVGMLTSFATSAPQKFYSMTLYGMFVAIALRIVVLASVFFEKIAHGFAVAFIQPVVQMLAVFVDNYTLLISAQAFILGSILAVSAVAYLIQVNRTGRGFLRESPLKLLRAFLQAWTENKAKLFEEIFEEASTTAKVKTKIITFLQGSKKPTVVVPEIHPGPFYPIGSSNLPYELQEWFTSNGYSSLVLHGVSGHDLNLPSRSAVEKFISSLQDLRTLGIGNTCTLPLKNTVGKATVTGMAFGDFAFVIITLAPHGMEDFPQSVKETVERKALELGYRGAFVVDAHNSLGKPPTEDECNSTIEAASAVLQKLRPAKQKPFKIGYAHSSELHIGLKADIGPAGICLIVFEIDGILHSLISFDSNNASIGFREKLLEQIKDVNVIEICTTDTHFNAAKVMNENGYDALGGLTKINDISSTLNKLIKIASSKMVESDFRISGMETDVKVVGGKLLSDFSVALDNVTRIARKGGIALASIAVLMFLLATIL comes from the coding sequence GTGCTTATCGCTTATTGTAGTCTCAATACTCATGCGAGTCTTCTTAAGAATCTAGTAGCGCAAGGAATTCCGTTGGACTCTACAACCAACATTCGTAGACGGTATAATCTCCTGTTCACTCTCCCTTCGACTAAAGTTGCTACATCTGCAGCCATAGCCTCTGCATTAGCGATCTTCGTCCTGATCAGGAGCATGGCAGGTTTTGCTCTCTCCGATGTCATAACATTTGTAACAATGGTCGCTGCGATGTTCTTCTCCGTAGGTCTTGAAATGCTGCTGCTTAGAAATAATCCAGTCGCAACTTTCAGGCGTTTGATAATGATAACGGCAATCTCAAACGTGCTATGGATAGTACCTGTGCTTGTAGGCATGCTGACCTCTTTCGCAACTTCTGCTCCTCAGAAGTTTTACTCCATGACTTTGTACGGGATGTTCGTCGCAATAGCCTTGAGGATAGTAGTTCTTGCATCGGTCTTCTTTGAAAAGATTGCGCATGGTTTTGCTGTTGCCTTTATACAACCCGTTGTTCAGATGCTTGCTGTATTCGTTGACAATTACACATTACTTATTTCTGCCCAGGCTTTTATCCTCGGATCGATTCTTGCAGTGTCCGCAGTTGCATATTTGATTCAAGTTAACAGGACAGGGAGAGGATTTCTAAGAGAATCCCCTCTAAAACTCCTACGGGCATTCCTGCAGGCGTGGACTGAAAACAAGGCAAAACTTTTCGAAGAAATTTTTGAAGAAGCGTCAACCACAGCAAAAGTAAAGACAAAGATCATTACGTTCCTGCAAGGGAGCAAGAAACCCACAGTAGTAGTTCCCGAAATACATCCCGGACCTTTTTATCCGATAGGTAGTAGTAATCTTCCATACGAATTGCAGGAATGGTTCACGAGTAACGGCTATTCTTCTCTGGTTCTGCATGGAGTTTCGGGACACGACCTAAACCTTCCGTCAAGGAGTGCCGTTGAGAAATTCATTTCATCACTCCAAGATCTGAGGACTCTTGGAATTGGTAATACTTGCACCCTCCCCCTGAAAAATACAGTAGGTAAGGCTACTGTAACAGGAATGGCATTTGGCGATTTTGCCTTCGTCATAATCACTCTCGCACCACACGGCATGGAAGACTTTCCGCAGTCAGTTAAGGAAACTGTGGAGAGGAAGGCTCTTGAGTTAGGATACAGAGGAGCTTTTGTTGTGGATGCCCACAACTCTCTGGGCAAGCCTCCCACCGAAGACGAGTGCAACTCAACAATAGAGGCTGCAAGCGCTGTGCTCCAAAAATTAAGGCCTGCAAAGCAGAAACCGTTCAAGATAGGCTACGCGCACTCTTCCGAACTGCATATCGGATTGAAAGCAGACATCGGGCCTGCTGGGATTTGCCTTATTGTCTTTGAAATTGATGGTATTCTGCATTCGTTGATAAGTTTTGACTCGAACAATGCATCGATAGGTTTCAGGGAGAAACTGCTGGAGCAGATTAAGGATGTCAACGTAATAGAGATATGCACTACCGACACCCATTTCAATGCAGCGAAGGTCATGAATGAAAATGGATATGATGCGCTAGGCGGACTAACAAAAATTAATGACATATCTTCGACATTGAACAAATTGATCAAAATTGCTTCCTCAAAGATGGTTGAAAGCGACTTTAGGATAAGTGGCATGGAAACAGATGTTAAGGTTGTCGGAGGTAAATTGCTGTCAGATTTTTCGGTAGCGCTAGACAACGTGACTAGAATAGCAAGAAAGGGTGGGATAGCTCTTGCATCAATAGCCGTTCTAATGTTCCTGCTAGCAACTATATTGTAA
- a CDS encoding preprotein translocase subunit Sec61beta yields the protein MSSKKKKETPLPASSAGLMRFFEDETQTGVRVRPEIVIALCLSLIVVSILMRVFLRI from the coding sequence ATGAGCAGCAAAAAGAAGAAGGAAACTCCTCTACCTGCATCCAGCGCAGGGCTCATGAGGTTCTTTGAAGACGAAACCCAGACAGGCGTCAGGGTAAGGCCTGAAATTGTGATCGCCCTGTGCTTATCGCTTATTGTAGTCTCAATACTCATGCGAGTCTTCTTAAGAATCTAG